The following are encoded together in the Falsiruegeria litorea R37 genome:
- a CDS encoding chorismate mutase: MTDPVTRAAELLKDHRDSIDRLDAILVYTLGERFKHTQAVGQLKATHDLPPSDPAREATQIERLEDLAKKADLDPDFAKAFLNFIIQEVIRHHKKHQE; encoded by the coding sequence ATGACTGATCCCGTGACACGCGCAGCCGAGCTGCTGAAAGACCACCGCGACAGCATCGACCGCCTTGATGCGATCCTTGTCTATACCCTGGGCGAGCGGTTCAAGCACACCCAGGCGGTGGGGCAACTGAAAGCAACTCACGACCTTCCCCCGTCCGATCCGGCCCGCGAAGCGACGCAGATCGAGCGGCTCGAAGACCTGGCGAAAAAGGCCGATCTGGACCCCGATTTTGCCAAGGCTTTCCTGAACTTCATCATTCAGGAAGTCATCCGACACCACAAGAAACATCAAGAATAA
- a CDS encoding GNAT family N-acetyltransferase, with protein sequence MTVSIPTLETKRLILRGPEPDDYPDFKATFTSYRARFMGGPLNAYESWMLYAAEIGHWQIRGYGMWMIHDKATDETYGMAGGWKPAKWPEQELAWVIWPDAAGKGYALEAVDAARRYFYSQLGWDGAVSYIDPKNLDSIRLAERLGAVKDKSAQTIDGNDAVYRHPSPAQLDGSQLAHGIEMEIGHYADPLFKPKGWALD encoded by the coding sequence ATGACCGTTTCGATCCCCACCTTGGAAACCAAACGCCTGATCCTGCGCGGCCCGGAACCGGATGATTACCCGGACTTCAAGGCGACCTTCACCAGCTACCGTGCCCGTTTCATGGGCGGGCCACTGAATGCATATGAATCGTGGATGCTCTATGCCGCCGAAATCGGCCACTGGCAGATCCGTGGTTACGGCATGTGGATGATCCACGACAAAGCCACGGATGAGACCTATGGCATGGCCGGCGGCTGGAAGCCCGCAAAATGGCCCGAGCAGGAACTGGCCTGGGTGATCTGGCCCGATGCCGCTGGTAAGGGTTATGCGCTTGAGGCCGTCGATGCCGCGCGCCGCTATTTCTACAGCCAGCTCGGATGGGACGGCGCCGTCAGCTACATCGACCCCAAGAACCTGGACTCGATCCGCCTGGCCGAGCGTTTGGGCGCGGTCAAGGACAAGAGCGCGCAGACCATCGACGGCAACGACGCGGTATATCGCCACCCCTCGCCCGCGCAGCTCGATGGCTCGCAGTTGGCACATGGCATCGAGATGGAGATCGGCCACTATGCCGATCCGCTGTTCAAACCGAAAGGATGGGCGCTTGACTAA
- a CDS encoding GNAT family N-acetyltransferase produces the protein MTALDLDIPTIETQRLILRAPHADDLPRMTAFFETARSHMVGGPKTAAESWESLVKRLGHWTLNGFGLWHLTDKATDTFVGWTGMIFAPGWDEPELGWTVMEEAEGKGYAFEAAHAARDFAARHQGLDGVMSYIAHANDRSMTLATRLGATFERDGELLGKQCQVWRHPKVGGDQ, from the coding sequence ATGACCGCGCTCGACCTCGACATCCCAACCATCGAAACACAGCGTCTGATCCTGCGTGCCCCCCACGCAGACGACCTGCCGCGCATGACCGCGTTTTTCGAAACCGCGCGCAGCCACATGGTCGGCGGGCCCAAGACCGCGGCCGAAAGCTGGGAATCGCTGGTGAAACGTCTGGGCCACTGGACGCTGAACGGCTTTGGTCTGTGGCACCTGACCGACAAGGCAACAGACACTTTTGTCGGCTGGACCGGCATGATCTTTGCCCCCGGCTGGGACGAACCCGAACTGGGTTGGACCGTGATGGAAGAGGCCGAGGGCAAGGGCTACGCCTTCGAGGCTGCTCATGCCGCCCGCGACTTTGCCGCCCGCCACCAGGGCCTGGATGGCGTTATGAGCTACATCGCCCACGCCAACGACCGCTCCATGACGCTCGCAACCCGTCTTGGCGCCACATTCGAACGTGACGGCGAACTGCTGGGCAAGCAATGCCAGGTCTGGCGTCACCCCAAGGTTGGAGGCGATCAATGA
- a CDS encoding GNAT family N-acetyltransferase: protein MIQIPTISTPRLTLRPMEARDFASFTAFFASERSKFVGGPMTAEQSWRALATELGHWQLRGFGRWAVEETETGELAGIIGPWFPHGWPEPELGWDLMNGFEGKGYATEAALASREYAYDTLGWTTAISLVAPENHGSRNVAKRMGATHEGIYEHERHGALEIWRHPSPQDLAAGGMEAYA from the coding sequence GTGATCCAGATCCCCACCATATCGACCCCGCGCCTGACGCTGCGCCCGATGGAAGCCCGCGATTTCGCGAGCTTTACGGCGTTCTTTGCGTCCGAGCGGTCGAAATTTGTGGGCGGCCCGATGACGGCTGAACAAAGCTGGCGCGCGCTGGCCACCGAGCTTGGCCACTGGCAACTGCGCGGCTTTGGCCGGTGGGCGGTCGAAGAAACCGAAACGGGCGAGCTTGCCGGCATCATCGGCCCCTGGTTCCCCCACGGCTGGCCCGAACCCGAATTGGGTTGGGACCTGATGAACGGGTTCGAAGGCAAAGGATACGCGACCGAGGCTGCACTGGCGTCGCGCGAATACGCCTATGACACGCTGGGTTGGACAACCGCGATCAGCCTTGTTGCCCCGGAAAACCACGGCTCGCGCAATGTCGCCAAACGCATGGGCGCGACACACGAGGGCATCTACGAGCACGAGCGTCACGGCGCATTGGAAATCTGGCGTCACCCGTCGCCGCAAGACCTCGCCGCAGGCGGGATGGAGGCCTACGCATGA
- the ffh gene encoding signal recognition particle protein: MFENLSERLSGVFDRLTKQGALSEEDVKTALREVRVALLEADVSLPVARTFIKKVQDQATGQAVTKSITPGQQVVKIVHDALVDTLRGEEDPGKLKIDNPPAPILMVGLQGGGKTTTTGKLAKRLKDKEGKKVLMASLDVYRPAAMDQLKVLGAQIGVDTLPIVPGQTPVDIAKRAKQQAALGGYDVYMLDTAGRLQIDEVLMKEVEDVRDVVSPRETLLVVDGLTGQVAVEVAEEFDAKIGISGVVLTRMDGDGRGGAALSMRAVTGKPIRFVGLGEKMDALETFEPDRIAGRILGMGDIVALVEKAQETIEAEQAEKMMKRMMKGHFNMNDLKMQLEQMQQMGGMQGMMGMMPGMGKMAKQVEEAGFDDKIIKRQVALIQSMTKKERANPALLQASRKKRIAAGAGMEVSDLNKLLKMHRQMSDMMKKMGKMGKGGMLKQAMKGMFGKGGPSPEQMAQGMDPKALEAAAKAMGGKGGMPGGLPGLGGGMGLPSGLSGFGKKK, translated from the coding sequence ATGTTTGAAAATCTATCCGAACGCCTCTCTGGGGTCTTTGATCGCCTCACCAAACAGGGCGCCCTGTCCGAGGAAGACGTCAAAACCGCCCTGCGCGAGGTGCGCGTTGCCCTGCTTGAGGCAGACGTTTCCCTCCCCGTCGCTCGCACCTTCATCAAGAAGGTGCAGGATCAGGCCACCGGTCAGGCGGTCACCAAATCGATCACCCCCGGTCAGCAGGTCGTCAAGATCGTGCACGACGCGCTCGTCGATACCCTGCGCGGCGAAGAAGACCCCGGCAAGCTCAAGATCGACAACCCGCCCGCGCCGATCCTGATGGTTGGCCTGCAGGGCGGTGGTAAGACCACCACCACCGGTAAGCTCGCCAAACGCCTGAAAGACAAAGAGGGCAAAAAGGTCCTCATGGCCTCGCTTGACGTCTACCGTCCTGCGGCGATGGACCAGCTCAAGGTGCTGGGCGCCCAGATCGGCGTCGACACCCTGCCCATCGTGCCCGGCCAGACCCCCGTCGACATCGCCAAACGCGCCAAACAGCAGGCCGCTCTGGGTGGCTATGACGTCTACATGCTGGACACCGCTGGTCGTTTGCAGATCGACGAAGTGCTGATGAAAGAGGTCGAGGACGTCCGCGACGTCGTCTCCCCGCGCGAAACGCTTTTGGTGGTCGACGGCCTGACCGGTCAGGTCGCGGTTGAGGTCGCAGAAGAGTTCGACGCCAAGATCGGCATCTCAGGCGTGGTCCTGACCCGAATGGACGGCGACGGCCGCGGCGGTGCGGCGCTGTCGATGCGCGCGGTCACCGGCAAGCCGATCCGTTTTGTGGGTCTTGGCGAAAAGATGGACGCGCTCGAAACGTTCGAGCCCGACCGGATCGCGGGTCGCATCCTGGGCATGGGCGACATCGTGGCGCTGGTCGAAAAGGCGCAAGAAACCATCGAGGCCGAGCAGGCCGAAAAGATGATGAAGCGCATGATGAAGGGTCATTTCAACATGAATGACCTGAAAATGCAGCTCGAACAGATGCAGCAGATGGGCGGCATGCAGGGCATGATGGGCATGATGCCCGGCATGGGCAAAATGGCCAAACAGGTCGAAGAAGCAGGCTTTGACGACAAGATCATCAAACGCCAGGTCGCCCTGATCCAGTCCATGACCAAGAAAGAGCGCGCCAACCCCGCCCTGCTGCAAGCCTCGCGCAAAAAGCGGATCGCGGCGGGTGCCGGGATGGAGGTTTCCGACCTCAACAAGCTGCTCAAAATGCACCGGCAGATGTCGGACATGATGAAGAAGATGGGCAAGATGGGCAAAGGCGGCATGCTGAAACAGGCCATGAAAGGCATGTTCGGCAAAGGCGGCCCCAGCCCTGAACAGATGGCCCAAGGCATGGACCCCAAAGCGCTCGAAGCCGCGGCCAAGGCCATGGGCGGCAAGGGTGGAATGCCCGGCGGCCTGCCCGGTCTGGGCGGCGGCATGGGCTTGCCCTCGGGCCTCAGCGGTTTCGGCAAAAAGAAATAA
- a CDS encoding TetR/AcrR family transcriptional regulator: MGKMEAKREAKRRAILAAARDEFLSVGFEAANMDRIAAAAEVTKQTVYRYFPSKIDLFEATIRYIGQSSGADFTHHLEGPDPKAALVQFAQGFVRWHLEEESLCVFRLLIAESARSPEIVRTFFSVAPDETNAALATFFAQRLGVTEPEAHVRLLTSILLAHRDDALLGRGRPDDHEIARHAEMAVRIVLADLGVRSTS; this comes from the coding sequence ATGGGCAAGATGGAAGCAAAGCGTGAGGCCAAGCGGCGCGCCATTTTGGCGGCGGCGCGAGATGAGTTCCTGTCTGTCGGATTCGAGGCCGCCAACATGGACCGTATCGCGGCGGCGGCTGAGGTCACCAAGCAGACGGTCTATCGCTACTTCCCGTCCAAGATCGACCTGTTTGAGGCCACGATCCGTTATATCGGGCAATCGAGTGGCGCGGATTTCACACATCATCTAGAGGGGCCGGACCCCAAGGCGGCCCTGGTTCAGTTTGCCCAGGGGTTCGTGCGCTGGCATCTGGAGGAGGAGTCTTTGTGCGTGTTCCGCCTGTTGATTGCGGAAAGTGCAAGGTCGCCCGAGATCGTTCGCACCTTTTTCTCGGTCGCGCCGGATGAGACCAACGCGGCTTTGGCTACATTCTTCGCGCAACGGTTGGGCGTGACCGAGCCTGAGGCGCACGTGCGCCTTTTGACCTCTATTCTTTTGGCGCATCGCGATGACGCCCTGTTGGGGCGGGGGCGGCCGGACGATCATGAGATTGCCCGGCATGCCGAGATGGCGGTACGCATTGTACTGGCTGATTTGGGCGTCCGCTCAACCAGTTGA
- a CDS encoding DMT family transporter gives MTDTSHTNTPHTLRLKGIGIALIGAALMSLDPVFIRFSGVDELETSFLFGLFTAISMATVIQLSDKRGVIQVLRHSGWPLLGAGLLMLGSASGLVFAIKNTSIANTFLILSATPAIAAIFSWVFLREVASRQTLLAIAGVIAGIAIVVSGSTGSGNWVGDLLAVFAVSCLALMMTLLRKFPDVSRMGAVGTGGFLLAATMFFVTEPSQFSTDTWLIMGAMGLLTAPFGRVLSMVATRYATATEVSMTLMLETVLAPIWAYIFFTEVPAVASLAGGAVILITIAAYTLHLAKADS, from the coding sequence ATGACCGACACCTCTCACACCAACACCCCGCACACCCTCCGCCTCAAGGGCATTGGCATCGCCCTGATCGGCGCCGCCCTTATGAGCCTTGATCCCGTCTTCATCCGGTTTTCCGGCGTGGACGAACTTGAAACCTCGTTCCTGTTCGGTCTGTTCACCGCGATCTCGATGGCGACGGTTATTCAGCTCAGCGACAAGCGCGGCGTCATCCAGGTTCTGCGCCACAGTGGCTGGCCGCTTCTGGGTGCGGGCCTGTTGATGTTGGGCAGCGCAAGCGGGCTGGTCTTTGCCATCAAGAACACCTCGATCGCCAACACCTTCCTGATCCTCAGCGCCACACCGGCCATTGCCGCGATCTTCAGCTGGGTGTTCCTGCGCGAAGTTGCGTCAAGGCAGACCTTGCTGGCCATCGCAGGCGTCATCGCCGGTATCGCCATCGTCGTCTCAGGCTCCACCGGGTCCGGCAACTGGGTTGGGGACCTGCTGGCCGTTTTTGCGGTGTCCTGCCTTGCCCTGATGATGACGCTGTTGCGCAAATTCCCGGACGTCAGCCGCATGGGCGCAGTCGGGACCGGTGGCTTCCTGCTCGCCGCAACCATGTTCTTTGTCACCGAACCGTCGCAGTTCAGCACAGATACATGGCTGATCATGGGCGCCATGGGACTGCTCACCGCCCCCTTTGGCCGGGTCCTGTCCATGGTTGCCACGCGCTATGCCACCGCGACCGAGGTTTCGATGACCCTGATGCTGGAAACCGTTCTGGCACCGATCTGGGCCTATATCTTTTTTACCGAAGTGCCCGCAGTTGCCAGCCTTGCAGGCGGGGCAGTCATCCTGATCACCATCGCGGCATACACGTTGCACTTGGCCAAAGCTGACAGTTAG
- a CDS encoding prolyl-tRNA synthetase associated domain-containing protein has product MDASSAYQDTLPLSSDALLRQLDDWGLGYRLHSHVPLRTVEDAMSVEDQFAVAGETVLRVKNLYLRDRKKRNYLVTLEQNREIDLKALGAELGVGNLSFGSADRLLQNLGIRPGAVSPLAMINGVENGVTFFMDAAAQEADVINMHPLVNDRTVVMARTDVMAFFERIECEVNWI; this is encoded by the coding sequence ATGGACGCCTCATCCGCTTATCAGGACACCCTTCCGCTCAGCTCGGACGCGCTTCTTCGGCAGCTGGACGATTGGGGGCTGGGCTATCGGCTGCACTCTCACGTGCCGCTGCGCACGGTCGAGGATGCGATGTCGGTTGAGGATCAGTTCGCGGTGGCCGGAGAGACGGTGCTGCGGGTCAAGAACCTGTACCTGCGGGACCGCAAAAAGCGGAACTATCTGGTGACGCTGGAACAGAACCGCGAGATTGATCTGAAAGCGCTGGGCGCAGAGCTGGGCGTGGGCAACCTGTCGTTTGGGTCCGCAGACCGGTTGCTGCAGAACCTTGGCATCCGTCCGGGTGCGGTCAGCCCGTTGGCGATGATCAACGGGGTCGAAAACGGGGTGACGTTTTTCATGGATGCCGCCGCACAAGAGGCGGATGTGATCAACATGCACCCGCTGGTGAACGACCGCACCGTGGTCATGGCGCGGACGGATGTCATGGCGTTCTTTGAGCGGATCGAGTGTGAGGTGAACTGGATCTGA
- a CDS encoding adenylate/guanylate cyclase domain-containing protein — protein sequence MERKLAAILVADMVGYTARMERDEASTFEGLSVYMTEFAIPLVERNHGKVIKLLGDGLLARFESATDAVTCAFEWQKKPSDGSDPMRFRIGVNLGDIILRDGDVFGAGVNLASRLEKLAPPGGVLVSDAVYRAARNRLPVSWEDAGTLTVKNVTDPVQAWRFGGVTTKNSQQPKPVEKFKPTIAVLPFHNMSDDPEQLFFTDGIAEDIITGLSRFRTLQLVSRNASFRFRDQNADSAEIAAALGADYLIEGSVRKAGSRVRVSVQLVDANSGSQLWSDRYDRELEDVLEVQDDVTRSIVAVLPGRVQHDVADRSAQKPDDEMRAHELMLKGKALRDGLNARDTAKARALLERAIALDPSIARSFMYLSDTYVIDLWLGLADSEATGHVLHIARKGAALDNRDVYIQDQLGFAYLCAGLWHEAEAQFEKTLSLIENEAESMAWCGYAFLLLGQHQKARDIVSEAMKLDPLHPPAIAWIMGQIEFFCGDFEAALGLLMGEARLNSLATAFVAASYAKLGRQTEAEAALVEFIAERRDELLSRNIKVDEETVSNLARGYQTMWRQPDDFEHLAAGLHKAGLSN from the coding sequence TTGGAGCGAAAGCTGGCCGCAATTCTCGTCGCCGATATGGTCGGCTATACCGCTCGAATGGAGCGGGACGAAGCCAGCACGTTCGAAGGTCTTTCGGTCTACATGACCGAGTTTGCCATTCCACTTGTCGAGCGAAACCACGGCAAGGTCATTAAACTGCTTGGCGATGGTCTTTTGGCCCGCTTTGAAAGCGCCACAGATGCCGTAACCTGCGCGTTTGAATGGCAAAAGAAACCATCTGACGGGTCAGATCCAATGCGCTTTCGCATCGGCGTCAATCTTGGCGACATCATTCTGCGTGACGGGGATGTCTTTGGCGCAGGCGTCAATCTGGCGTCACGTCTGGAAAAACTCGCTCCGCCGGGTGGGGTACTTGTGTCTGATGCGGTGTATCGCGCTGCCCGCAATCGGCTACCAGTTTCCTGGGAAGACGCCGGGACACTAACGGTCAAAAACGTCACCGATCCCGTACAGGCTTGGCGGTTTGGCGGGGTGACGACCAAAAACAGCCAACAGCCCAAACCAGTCGAGAAATTCAAACCCACAATCGCCGTCTTGCCATTTCACAACATGAGCGATGATCCGGAACAGCTTTTCTTCACCGACGGCATAGCAGAAGACATCATCACAGGCCTGTCGCGTTTTCGCACGCTACAGCTGGTCTCAAGAAACGCCTCGTTCCGGTTCCGGGACCAGAACGCCGACTCGGCCGAAATCGCCGCGGCTCTGGGCGCGGATTACCTGATCGAAGGGAGTGTACGCAAAGCGGGCAGCCGGGTCAGGGTTTCGGTACAACTTGTCGACGCGAATTCGGGGTCACAATTGTGGTCGGATCGGTACGACCGAGAGCTGGAGGACGTTCTCGAGGTTCAGGACGACGTGACGCGAAGCATCGTGGCCGTCCTGCCCGGACGCGTCCAGCACGATGTCGCGGACCGTTCAGCGCAAAAACCCGACGACGAGATGAGGGCGCACGAACTGATGCTGAAGGGCAAAGCCCTTCGCGACGGCCTGAATGCGCGTGATACGGCAAAGGCCCGGGCGCTTCTGGAACGCGCGATTGCGCTCGACCCGTCGATCGCTCGATCGTTCATGTACCTGTCAGACACCTATGTCATTGATCTTTGGCTGGGATTGGCGGACTCCGAAGCAACCGGCCATGTCTTGCACATTGCTCGCAAAGGCGCGGCACTGGACAACCGGGATGTCTATATCCAGGACCAGCTCGGCTTTGCTTACTTGTGCGCGGGTCTGTGGCACGAGGCCGAGGCGCAGTTTGAAAAAACGCTGTCCCTGATCGAAAACGAAGCCGAATCCATGGCCTGGTGCGGGTACGCCTTTCTCTTGCTGGGGCAGCACCAAAAGGCGCGTGACATTGTGTCAGAGGCGATGAAACTGGACCCCCTGCACCCCCCGGCCATCGCTTGGATCATGGGGCAGATAGAATTCTTCTGCGGAGACTTCGAAGCCGCACTGGGTTTGTTGATGGGAGAGGCCCGGCTCAATTCGCTGGCGACCGCTTTCGTGGCGGCGTCTTACGCAAAGCTCGGTCGTCAGACCGAAGCCGAAGCAGCCCTCGTTGAATTCATTGCCGAACGCCGCGACGAACTCTTGAGTCGAAATATCAAAGTGGACGAAGAAACCGTCTCCAACCTCGCGCGGGGATATCAGACCATGTGGCGGCAACCAGATGATTTTGAACACCTCGCGGCGGGCCTGCACAAAGCCGGTTTATCCAATTAA
- a CDS encoding FMN-dependent NADH-azoreductase: protein MTSTVLHIDTSARRQGSATRELTDQIVKQIAPARIIRRDLATPLPLITEDWVNANFTPADARNAEQQELLSLSDQLVAEIKDADTIVIGLPMYNFGAPASFKVWVDLIARAGLTFQYTAEGPKGLLSGKRVIVAVATGGVPLGSPVDHLSGYIRQIMGFIGLTEVEFVAAEGMSTDPETALQAARDAVAKLAA, encoded by the coding sequence ATGACCTCCACTGTTCTGCACATCGACACATCGGCCCGCCGCCAGGGCTCGGCCACCCGCGAACTGACCGACCAGATCGTCAAACAGATCGCACCTGCCCGCATCATCCGCCGTGACCTGGCCACGCCGCTGCCCCTGATCACCGAGGACTGGGTCAACGCCAACTTCACCCCCGCCGACGCGCGCAACGCCGAGCAGCAAGAGCTGCTGTCACTGTCCGATCAATTGGTGGCCGAGATCAAGGATGCCGACACCATCGTCATCGGCCTGCCCATGTACAATTTCGGCGCCCCGGCCAGCTTCAAGGTTTGGGTCGATCTGATCGCCCGTGCCGGTCTGACGTTCCAATACACCGCCGAAGGCCCCAAAGGCCTGCTGAGCGGTAAACGCGTCATCGTGGCCGTGGCCACAGGCGGCGTGCCGCTGGGTTCGCCGGTTGATCACCTGTCGGGCTACATCCGCCAGATCATGGGCTTCATCGGCCTGACTGAAGTGGAATTCGTCGCCGCCGAGGGCATGTCCACCGACCCCGAAACCGCCCTGCAAGCCGCCCGCGATGCGGTGGCCAAGCTGGCGGCCTAA
- a CDS encoding LysR family transcriptional regulator, protein MDNWDEVRTAFQVARMGTVSGAAEVLGVHHATVIRHIDSIEARLGIKLFQRHARGYTPTEAGSDLLRVAQATEDQFNQLVGRLKGQGDDVSGELVVTSLAAVGPLLVPELAAFQEMHPELVVRYLTGDRVFRLEYGEAHVAIRAGAAPDQPDNVVQPFVSDTMGLYASRSYVERHGLPSGVDDFDGHVFVGHDSESSRAPFYRWLRNQVSEDQITFRCTDIFSGHAAIRAGAGIGFMSRWVAAQHPDLVQVADPMPEWSGKLWLVTHVDLHRTTKVQAFLKFLKERSKSWEI, encoded by the coding sequence ATGGACAATTGGGATGAGGTGCGCACAGCGTTTCAAGTGGCCCGGATGGGGACTGTCAGTGGTGCGGCCGAAGTGTTGGGCGTACACCATGCGACCGTGATCCGTCATATCGACTCGATCGAGGCGCGTTTGGGGATCAAGCTGTTTCAGCGTCATGCCCGTGGCTATACGCCGACCGAGGCCGGATCGGACCTGCTGCGGGTGGCGCAGGCGACCGAGGATCAGTTCAATCAACTGGTCGGGCGGCTCAAGGGGCAAGGTGACGATGTCTCGGGCGAGTTGGTGGTGACCTCGTTGGCCGCTGTGGGGCCTTTGTTGGTGCCAGAGCTGGCGGCGTTTCAGGAAATGCATCCGGAATTGGTGGTGCGCTATTTGACCGGGGATCGGGTGTTCCGTCTGGAATACGGCGAGGCGCATGTTGCCATCCGTGCCGGTGCGGCACCGGATCAGCCCGATAATGTGGTGCAGCCGTTTGTGTCTGACACCATGGGGCTTTATGCCAGCAGATCGTATGTCGAGCGCCATGGGTTGCCGTCCGGGGTCGATGATTTTGACGGGCATGTTTTTGTTGGGCACGACAGCGAAAGCAGCCGCGCGCCGTTCTACCGGTGGCTGCGCAACCAGGTGTCCGAGGATCAGATTACCTTTCGCTGCACAGATATCTTTTCAGGTCATGCCGCCATTCGGGCGGGCGCGGGGATCGGCTTTATGTCGCGTTGGGTTGCAGCACAGCACCCCGACCTGGTGCAGGTGGCAGATCCGATGCCCGAGTGGTCGGGCAAGCTGTGGCTTGTGACGCATGTGGATTTGCATCGCACCACCAAGGTGCAGGCGTTCCTGAAGTTCCTCAAAGAGCGATCCAAGTCGTGGGAAATCTGA
- a CDS encoding DMT family transporter yields MTLPLRGHLAMLCFSALVAGSFSLGGLVANEIAPTALNAVRFVIAAVVIGVAALATTGIPRSAAQAPWRYLVLGGLFATYFVLMFEGLKTAPPVSAAAVFTLTPVMAAVAGWVLLRQVTTPWMALALAVGGAGALWVIFRADLTALRAFEIGQGEVIYFWGCAAHAIYTPMVRKLNRGEPAVVFTFGMLLAGGVLLWIYGWDDIRATDWAALRPLVWITIFYVAIFASAATFVLLQFATLHLPAAKVMAYTYLTPSWVIVWEIALGHGAPTGLVLGGVALTVVALWMLLDVGKAPATVAKGSDDV; encoded by the coding sequence CTGACACTGCCCCTGCGGGGGCATCTGGCGATGCTGTGTTTCTCGGCTCTGGTCGCGGGGAGCTTTTCGCTGGGCGGCTTGGTTGCCAACGAGATTGCGCCAACGGCCCTGAACGCGGTGCGCTTTGTGATCGCAGCGGTGGTGATCGGGGTGGCGGCCCTGGCCACAACCGGCATTCCACGCAGCGCCGCGCAGGCGCCCTGGCGGTATCTGGTGCTGGGCGGGCTTTTTGCTACCTATTTCGTGCTGATGTTCGAGGGGCTCAAGACTGCACCACCGGTGAGTGCGGCGGCGGTGTTCACCCTGACACCGGTGATGGCGGCAGTGGCAGGTTGGGTGCTGCTGAGGCAGGTGACGACGCCCTGGATGGCGCTGGCTTTGGCCGTGGGGGGCGCTGGGGCGCTGTGGGTGATTTTTCGCGCCGATCTGACGGCATTGCGCGCGTTTGAGATCGGCCAGGGCGAGGTGATCTATTTCTGGGGCTGTGCCGCACATGCGATTTACACGCCGATGGTGCGCAAGCTGAACCGGGGAGAGCCTGCGGTGGTCTTTACCTTTGGGATGTTGCTGGCGGGCGGCGTGTTGTTGTGGATTTACGGATGGGATGACATTCGGGCTACCGATTGGGCGGCATTGCGGCCTCTGGTCTGGATCACGATCTTCTACGTGGCGATTTTTGCCAGTGCCGCGACTTTTGTTCTGCTGCAATTTGCGACGCTGCACCTGCCCGCGGCAAAGGTCATGGCCTATACCTATCTGACGCCCAGTTGGGTCATCGTATGGGAGATCGCGCTGGGCCATGGCGCGCCCACCGGTCTGGTCCTGGGCGGGGTGGCGTTGACAGTTGTGGCGTTGTGGATGTTGCTGGATGTGGGCAAAGCACCGGCGACGGTTGCGAAAGGGTCGGATGATGTGTGA
- a CDS encoding GNAT family N-acetyltransferase, whose protein sequence is MCETPLVRVARSDEGSVVARLIAALLSELDGAPVDPVAVGKSAETVLALPSVTAFLAFVGDEAVGVLVLNECAAIYAGGVFGEISELYVAPEWRSAGVARLLVQVAQGFGQERGWKRLEVGAPPQPGWSRTLAFYRREGFEEVGPRLRRVL, encoded by the coding sequence ATGTGTGAAACGCCTTTGGTCCGAGTGGCCCGGTCGGACGAGGGATCGGTTGTGGCGCGGCTGATTGCGGCGCTGTTGTCCGAGCTGGATGGGGCGCCGGTTGATCCTGTTGCTGTTGGCAAGAGTGCCGAAACGGTGCTGGCGCTGCCTTCGGTGACGGCATTTTTGGCGTTTGTTGGGGATGAGGCCGTTGGTGTGCTGGTGCTCAACGAATGCGCGGCCATTTACGCAGGTGGCGTATTCGGCGAGATTTCCGAGCTGTATGTCGCGCCTGAGTGGCGTTCTGCCGGGGTGGCCCGGCTGCTGGTGCAGGTAGCACAGGGTTTTGGACAAGAGCGCGGCTGGAAACGGTTGGAGGTCGGCGCGCCGCCACAGCCCGGCTGGTCGCGGACCTTGGCGTTTTATCGGCGCGAAGGGTTCGAAGAGGTCGGGCCGCGGTTGCGGCGGGTTCTTTGA
- a CDS encoding ArsR/SmtB family transcription factor, with the protein MSDQLDAVFAALADPTRRTILSMLLEDDMAVTDVAEPFEMSLAAISKHLTILTRAGLIAQEKRGRVKWCKLEPDAMRATSVWMQGFGQFEPVNLDAFERFLEEELSDQDAPPT; encoded by the coding sequence ATGAGCGACCAACTTGATGCCGTCTTTGCCGCCCTGGCCGATCCCACCCGCCGCACGATCCTGTCGATGCTGCTCGAGGATGACATGGCGGTGACGGATGTGGCCGAACCCTTCGAGATGTCGCTGGCCGCCATCTCGAAACACCTGACCATCCTGACCCGCGCCGGACTAATTGCCCAAGAAAAGCGCGGACGCGTGAAATGGTGCAAACTGGAGCCGGATGCGATGCGGGCGACCAGTGTCTGGATGCAGGGGTTCGGTCAATTCGAACCGGTCAACCTGGATGCGTTTGAGCGGTTTCTTGAAGAAGAGCTTTCCGACCAGGATGCCCCCCCAACCTGA